From the Dehalococcoidia bacterium genome, one window contains:
- a CDS encoding pitrilysin family protein, translating into MADQTYRRTVLDNGLRVLTAPMPQTRSVSVNIYVGAGSRYESPPEAGLSHFTEHLCFKGTQRRPSSRLISEAIDNVGGVLNAATDRELTVYYGKVASPHLELLTDVLTDMLRFSLFEPSEIEKERKVILEELAMVADSPAQLVDVLIDRTLWPDQPLGWDVAGTRETVSAISRDQLISYVGRQYVPNNTVVAIAGNMVEEEALEIVERLTRDWEPKAFLPWSPAMDSQNEPKAAVMRKKTEQAHLSLATHGPHLEHPDRYVFDLLSAVLGEGMSSRLFVELREKMAICYDVHSYTNHFLDTGSFVIYIAVEPIDVIRALDALMREVNRIREGVDEEELRKAKEMSKGRLLLRMEDTRNVAGWIGAQELLLGRVRSVDDVMAAIEAVTTEDVARVASSVFVEKGLNLAVVGPFRSERRFLPLLKL; encoded by the coding sequence ATGGCAGACCAAACCTACCGGCGGACTGTGCTGGACAACGGCCTTCGTGTCCTTACTGCTCCCATGCCTCAGACGCGCTCCGTGAGCGTCAACATCTATGTGGGCGCCGGCTCCCGCTACGAAAGCCCGCCTGAGGCCGGCCTGTCGCATTTCACGGAGCACCTGTGCTTCAAGGGGACGCAAAGGAGGCCCAGCAGCCGCCTGATTTCGGAGGCCATCGACAACGTGGGAGGAGTCCTGAACGCGGCGACCGACCGCGAGCTCACCGTCTACTACGGCAAGGTAGCGTCGCCGCACCTCGAGCTGCTTACCGACGTTCTGACCGACATGCTCCGCTTCTCGCTCTTCGAGCCCTCAGAAATCGAGAAGGAGCGAAAGGTCATCCTCGAAGAGCTGGCGATGGTCGCCGACTCGCCGGCGCAACTCGTCGACGTACTCATCGACCGGACGCTCTGGCCCGACCAGCCGCTGGGTTGGGACGTCGCGGGTACCCGTGAGACCGTCTCCGCCATCAGCCGCGACCAGCTCATCTCCTACGTGGGGCGCCAGTACGTCCCCAACAACACAGTGGTGGCGATCGCGGGGAACATGGTCGAGGAGGAGGCGCTCGAAATCGTTGAGCGGCTTACGAGGGACTGGGAGCCCAAAGCGTTCCTGCCCTGGTCCCCGGCGATGGACAGCCAGAATGAGCCGAAAGCAGCCGTGATGCGCAAGAAGACCGAGCAGGCGCACCTGTCGCTGGCGACCCACGGCCCGCATCTCGAGCACCCCGACCGCTACGTCTTCGATCTGCTCAGCGCCGTCCTCGGCGAAGGGATGAGCAGCCGCCTGTTCGTGGAGCTGCGCGAGAAAATGGCCATCTGCTACGACGTCCACAGCTACACCAACCATTTTCTCGACACCGGTTCCTTCGTCATCTACATCGCCGTCGAGCCGATCGATGTCATCCGCGCGCTCGACGCGCTGATGAGGGAGGTGAACCGTATCCGCGAAGGGGTCGACGAGGAGGAGTTGCGGAAGGCGAAAGAGATGTCGAAGGGGCGATTACTCTTGCGGATGGAGGACACCCGCAACGTCGCCGGCTGGATCGGCGCGCAGGAGCTGCTGCTGGGGCGTGTACGTTCGGTCGACGACGTGATGGCGGCGATAGAGGCGGTGACAACCGAAGACGTCGCGCGGGTGGCCAGCAGCGTCTTCGTCGAGAAAGGGCTAAACCTCGCTGTTGTGGGGCCGTTCCGCAGCGAGCGCCGCTTCCTCCCCCTACTCAAGCTCTAA
- a CDS encoding zinc-ribbon domain containing protein: MALQDKTLMCRDCGEQFVFTAGEQGFYLEKGLLNDPQRCPMCRAARRRERTDQRKMTTVVCATCGAETSVPFVPRLDRPVYCNSCFEKVRSAAAQT; encoded by the coding sequence TTGGCTCTACAAGACAAGACCCTAATGTGTAGGGACTGTGGCGAGCAGTTCGTGTTCACTGCAGGGGAGCAGGGGTTCTATCTGGAAAAGGGGCTCTTGAACGACCCACAGAGATGCCCCATGTGTCGGGCCGCGCGGCGCCGCGAAAGGACCGACCAGCGAAAGATGACGACCGTCGTGTGCGCCACCTGCGGCGCGGAGACTTCGGTCCCCTTCGTCCCCCGGCTTGACCGGCCTGTCTACTGCAACAGTTGCTTTGAAAAAGTGAGGTCGGCGGCCGCGCAAACGTAA
- a CDS encoding ComF family protein, with protein sequence MKVGPALRRIGETALDAVLPPRCVGCGRFGSFLCDRCESGLIPAGPPRCEICWQPVVHPPTCARCRTQRPAFEGLRAAYVFEGVARELVHALKYRQQRALAAPAAALLARHLEKHPVPFDIVVPVPLHPHRERTRGYNQSALIARGLARKLDVPVAEKALVRQRNTRSQAERPSAEERRANVAGAFAYGGSPLAGRALLVDDVSTTGATLDSCARVLRENGAASVWALTFARED encoded by the coding sequence ATGAAGGTCGGGCCCGCCCTCAGGAGAATCGGCGAGACGGCCCTGGACGCCGTTCTTCCTCCCCGCTGCGTCGGCTGCGGGCGCTTCGGCAGCTTTCTCTGTGACCGGTGCGAGTCGGGCCTCATTCCCGCCGGCCCGCCACGCTGCGAGATCTGCTGGCAACCCGTCGTTCATCCGCCGACATGCGCGCGCTGTCGCACACAGCGCCCCGCTTTCGAGGGACTGCGCGCGGCCTACGTCTTCGAGGGGGTAGCGCGGGAACTCGTCCATGCGCTGAAGTACAGGCAGCAGAGGGCCCTTGCCGCGCCTGCCGCCGCGCTCCTCGCGCGACACCTGGAAAAACACCCCGTTCCCTTCGACATCGTCGTCCCTGTCCCGTTGCACCCGCATCGCGAGCGGACGCGAGGGTACAACCAGTCGGCCCTGATCGCGCGCGGCCTGGCGCGAAAACTTGACGTCCCGGTGGCAGAGAAGGCGCTCGTGCGACAGCGGAACACGCGGTCGCAGGCAGAGAGGCCGAGCGCCGAGGAGAGAAGGGCCAACGTCGCGGGCGCGTTCGCCTACGGAGGGTCGCCGCTCGCGGGCAGGGCGCTCTTGGTGGACGACGTCTCCACCACCGGCGCCACGCTCGATTCTTGCGCCCGCGTGCTTCGGGAAAACGGCGCCGCGTCTGTCTGGGCGCTCACCTTTGCACGAGAGGACTGA
- a CDS encoding sensor domain-containing diguanylate cyclase: MVGGKIEALGALAQIVAAPGPSQRKLVQALDIIRDVTGLDRVFLAYAQDSEFLCVGDSSGPDSVGTGQMGIWLLDHQMQLVSGPVTFEMRGSRVEAITPYRKAKGRIYAAFPLSTDSASGQMLLVKAKREGELTRALSAFVDAAFPSLALLLEQQLSAWRVARQKEQMTALANAGELLIQAEQMESVLSDLATAVSSSTGYPLVSIDVYDDASKRIGISALNKALQTRSSLGALWKGQVFSMTYSDELMQAAMRTRKPLFISDIQSDSRLRPEERAFFRNAHIFSAGQFPLVFGDEFLGTLRVGSQHPRSFNPQEVRVLEGFAAQLSVALKAVRMYKALGESEKQLKAYSQRLQSSMEIQHRLARTDPLTGIPNRRYIDEVVGGECARAARHGTSLSLAIADIDRFKDVNDTYGHKAGDEALVQLADLARRTCRRGDMVGRYGGDEFLFVLPETGLAAAKRFGERFRSEVAGRLFSIAADCETKLRVSIGVTAIDGEKPQEAAALVREADEALYQAKCQGGDRTVLYESARRAA, encoded by the coding sequence ATGGTAGGAGGAAAGATAGAGGCGCTGGGTGCGCTGGCGCAGATCGTGGCGGCCCCGGGACCCAGCCAGCGGAAGTTGGTGCAGGCACTGGATATAATCCGGGACGTTACCGGGCTGGACCGCGTCTTCCTTGCTTACGCCCAGGACTCCGAGTTCCTCTGCGTTGGAGACTCCAGCGGGCCCGACAGTGTGGGCACCGGGCAGATGGGGATCTGGCTTCTGGACCACCAGATGCAACTCGTGTCCGGCCCCGTGACCTTCGAGATGCGCGGCAGCAGAGTAGAGGCGATTACGCCCTACCGCAAGGCAAAGGGGCGCATATACGCTGCGTTCCCGCTTTCGACTGACTCCGCCTCCGGACAGATGCTGCTCGTGAAGGCGAAGCGGGAGGGGGAGCTTACGCGGGCGCTCTCCGCGTTCGTCGATGCCGCCTTCCCCTCTCTGGCGCTTCTTCTCGAGCAGCAGTTGAGCGCCTGGAGGGTGGCGCGTCAGAAAGAGCAGATGACTGCCCTTGCCAATGCGGGGGAGCTGCTGATCCAGGCAGAGCAGATGGAATCGGTCCTGAGCGATCTGGCGACGGCCGTATCCTCATCAACCGGTTATCCCCTGGTCTCGATCGATGTCTATGACGACGCTTCGAAGCGGATCGGCATAAGCGCTCTTAACAAGGCCCTGCAAACGCGCAGCTCTCTGGGCGCGCTCTGGAAGGGGCAGGTCTTCAGCATGACATACTCCGACGAGCTCATGCAGGCGGCCATGCGCACGCGCAAACCCCTTTTCATCAGCGATATTCAAAGCGATAGCCGGTTGCGACCGGAGGAGCGCGCCTTTTTCAGGAACGCCCACATCTTTTCCGCCGGGCAATTCCCTCTTGTCTTTGGGGACGAGTTCCTGGGGACGCTGCGCGTGGGGAGCCAGCACCCGCGGAGCTTCAACCCGCAGGAGGTGCGCGTGCTCGAGGGGTTCGCCGCGCAGCTCTCCGTCGCGCTGAAAGCGGTGCGGATGTACAAGGCCCTCGGCGAATCAGAGAAGCAGCTAAAGGCCTACTCCCAGCGCCTTCAGTCGAGCATGGAGATACAGCACCGCCTGGCGCGGACCGATCCGCTCACGGGGATCCCGAACCGCCGCTACATCGACGAGGTGGTCGGCGGCGAATGCGCGCGCGCCGCCCGGCACGGCACCAGCCTGAGCCTGGCGATAGCGGATATCGATCGCTTCAAGGACGTGAACGACACCTACGGACACAAGGCCGGTGACGAAGCGCTCGTCCAGCTCGCCGACCTTGCGCGCCGCACCTGCCGTCGCGGCGACATGGTCGGGCGCTACGGCGGCGACGAGTTCCTCTTCGTGCTGCCGGAGACGGGCCTCGCGGCGGCGAAGCGGTTCGGCGAGCGCTTTCGCTCGGAGGTCGCCGGGCGTCTATTCTCGATTGCGGCCGACTGCGAGACAAAGTTGCGGGTGAGCATAGGAGTCACAGCCATCGATGGGGAAAAACCGCAGGAGGCGGCGGCGCTGGTGAGGGAGGCCGACGAAGCCCTCTACCAGGCAAAATGCCAGGGCGGCGATAGAACCGTGCTCTACGAGTCTGCCCGGCGAGCGGCATAG
- a CDS encoding molybdenum cofactor biosynthesis protein MoaE encodes MKVRVRLFAGLREAVGQREVTVDLSDGATIGDLKRVVEERFPRLAPFLPALAYAVNEEFRPLDYRLSEGDEVALIPPISGGEQMFEVTHDPLEVTPVLEAVRTDSDGAVVLFCGTVRGENEGRRVLQLEYDAYASMAEKAMRQIGDEIVARWPDAKVAMRHRLGKLTVGETSVVIAVASPHRAEAFEACRHAIERLKETVPIWKKETWEGGEAWLEGHHVREEGRE; translated from the coding sequence GTGAAGGTACGAGTAAGGCTCTTCGCGGGGCTGAGGGAAGCCGTCGGGCAGCGAGAGGTGACGGTCGACCTGAGCGACGGCGCCACCATCGGCGACCTCAAGAGGGTGGTGGAGGAGCGCTTTCCCCGGCTGGCGCCGTTTCTGCCCGCCCTCGCCTACGCCGTCAACGAGGAGTTCCGGCCGCTGGACTACCGGCTGAGCGAGGGGGATGAGGTCGCGCTAATCCCCCCCATCAGCGGCGGGGAGCAGATGTTCGAAGTGACGCATGACCCGCTCGAGGTCACCCCCGTCCTGGAGGCGGTGCGGACGGACAGCGACGGCGCGGTGGTGCTGTTCTGCGGCACGGTCCGGGGCGAAAACGAGGGCCGCAGGGTGCTTCAGCTCGAGTATGACGCCTACGCGTCGATGGCGGAAAAGGCGATGCGACAGATCGGGGACGAGATCGTCGCCCGCTGGCCGGACGCGAAGGTGGCGATGCGCCACCGGCTGGGAAAGCTCACCGTCGGCGAGACAAGCGTGGTGATTGCGGTCGCGAGCCCGCATCGCGCGGAGGCGTTCGAGGCCTGCCGCCACGCGATCGAACGGCTAAAGGAGACCGTGCCCATCTGGAAGAAGGAGACGTGGGAGGGCGGCGAAGCGTGGCTGGAAGGTCACCACGTGCGCGAGGAGGGGCGGGAGTGA
- the groL gene encoding chaperonin GroEL (60 kDa chaperone family; promotes refolding of misfolded polypeptides especially under stressful conditions; forms two stacked rings of heptamers to form a barrel-shaped 14mer; ends can be capped by GroES; misfolded proteins enter the barrel where they are refolded when GroES binds): MAKQLVFDEEARRALKEGVDVLAEALKVTLGPRGRTVVLSKKFGPPVVANDGVTIAKEIELKEPFNNMGAQLAREVATKTNDVAGDGTTTATVLAQAIVREGLKNVAAGANPMSLKRGLEKAVDTAIEALRDMAQPVAGKEQIGQVASIAAIDTEVGNLIADVMEKVGKDGVITVEESKGLKMETEFVDGMQLDRGYVSPYFVTNPERMEAVLDDPYILVTDKKISAVADILPILEKTLQVTKNLVIICDDCDGEALATLVVNKLRGTINALVVKAPAFGERRKAILEDIAILTGGTFITEEMGRKLENAQVADLGRARRVVANKEDTTIIEGHGSDEAIQARIKQIKAQIDETSSEFDREKLQERLAKLAGGVAVIKVGAATEVELKEKKLRVEDALSATRAAVEEGIVIGGGAALLRTQQALEKLQEELEGDERTGAGILLKAVETPMSLIAENAGEEGSVVVEAVRRLNDTNIGYDATTGEYVNMFERGIVDPVKVVRSALENAASIGAMVLTTESLVSDIPEPPSAAPMPPPPEY; this comes from the coding sequence ATGGCCAAACAACTGGTGTTTGATGAAGAGGCCAGACGGGCCCTGAAGGAAGGCGTGGATGTCCTCGCCGAAGCGCTGAAGGTGACCCTTGGCCCCCGCGGCCGAACGGTAGTCCTCTCCAAGAAGTTCGGTCCCCCTGTGGTCGCCAATGACGGCGTCACCATCGCCAAGGAGATCGAGCTTAAGGAACCGTTCAACAACATGGGCGCCCAGCTCGCGAGGGAGGTGGCCACGAAGACCAACGACGTTGCCGGCGACGGCACGACGACCGCCACCGTCCTCGCCCAGGCGATAGTGCGCGAGGGGCTGAAGAACGTCGCCGCCGGCGCCAACCCCATGTCCCTCAAGCGGGGCCTGGAGAAAGCCGTCGACACGGCCATCGAGGCGCTGCGCGACATGGCCCAGCCGGTGGCGGGCAAAGAGCAGATCGGCCAGGTGGCGTCCATCGCCGCCATCGACACGGAGGTGGGCAACCTCATCGCCGATGTCATGGAGAAAGTGGGGAAGGACGGCGTGATAACCGTCGAGGAATCGAAGGGTCTCAAGATGGAGACCGAGTTCGTCGACGGAATGCAGCTCGACCGCGGCTACGTCTCCCCCTACTTCGTCACAAACCCCGAGCGCATGGAAGCGGTGCTCGACGACCCCTACATCCTCGTCACTGACAAGAAGATTTCCGCCGTCGCCGATATCCTTCCCATCCTCGAGAAGACGTTGCAGGTCACGAAGAACCTCGTGATCATTTGCGACGACTGCGACGGCGAGGCGCTGGCGACGCTGGTCGTGAACAAGCTGCGCGGGACCATCAACGCCCTGGTGGTGAAGGCGCCGGCGTTCGGTGAGCGCCGCAAGGCGATCCTCGAAGACATCGCCATCCTCACCGGCGGCACCTTCATAACCGAAGAGATGGGCCGCAAACTGGAAAACGCGCAGGTAGCCGACCTCGGACGCGCCCGCCGGGTCGTCGCCAACAAAGAGGACACGACAATCATCGAAGGCCACGGCAGCGACGAGGCGATCCAGGCCCGCATAAAGCAGATAAAGGCGCAGATCGACGAGACGTCGTCCGAGTTCGACCGCGAAAAGCTGCAGGAGCGGCTGGCCAAGCTCGCGGGCGGCGTCGCCGTCATCAAGGTGGGCGCCGCCACCGAAGTGGAGCTTAAAGAGAAGAAGCTGCGTGTCGAAGACGCGCTCTCCGCCACCCGCGCCGCCGTCGAAGAGGGGATCGTGATCGGCGGGGGCGCCGCTCTGCTGCGGACGCAGCAGGCGCTGGAGAAGCTCCAGGAGGAGCTCGAAGGCGACGAACGCACGGGCGCCGGCATCCTGCTCAAGGCGGTGGAGACGCCGATGAGCCTCATCGCCGAGAACGCCGGAGAGGAAGGGTCGGTGGTGGTGGAGGCGGTGCGCCGCCTGAACGACACGAACATCGGCTATGACGCCACGACCGGCGAGTACGTAAACATGTTCGAGCGGGGCATCGTCGACCCCGTGAAGGTGGTGCGTTCGGCGCTGGAGAACGCGGCGTCTATCGGCGCCATGGTGCTGACCACGGAATCGCTCGTGTCGGACATCCCGGAGCCGCCGTCGGCCGCGCCGATGCCGCCGCCGCCGGAGTACTAG
- the groES gene encoding co-chaperone GroES, which produces MATKLVPLADKIVIKPVVQEEVLASGIVIPDTAKEKPQQGEIIAVGPGRLDEDGKRIPMDLKVGDRILYAKYTGQEVKIEQEEYIVLSEKDVLCKVEIK; this is translated from the coding sequence TTGGCTACGAAGCTCGTTCCTCTGGCAGACAAGATCGTGATCAAGCCGGTTGTCCAGGAAGAAGTGCTTGCCAGTGGTATCGTCATTCCCGACACTGCGAAAGAGAAGCCGCAGCAAGGCGAGATAATCGCCGTCGGCCCAGGCCGGCTGGATGAGGACGGCAAGCGCATCCCCATGGACCTCAAGGTCGGCGATCGCATCCTCTATGCCAAGTACACGGGACAGGAAGTGAAGATCGAGCAGGAGGAGTACATCGTCCTCTCGGAGAAGGACGTGCTCTGCAAGGTAGAAATCAAGTAA